From Sphingobium sp. RAC03, a single genomic window includes:
- a CDS encoding SMP-30/gluconolactonase/LRE family protein, with translation MTAWRLIERGVADTLGEGTLWSARDNAVYWVDILAPALNRLSLADGTVERWAMPEPLGWVVEREGGGFVGGFQSGFADISLDPLTITPFGDPEPHFPGNRMNDGKADAQGHIWCGTMDMAEEHDRGTLYRLAPDRSWSVIDADYRVPNGPAFSPCGRWLYHSDTAKRQMYRFALTGEGATDRQPFLRFAQADGYPDGMTVDADGHIWVAHWGGGRVSRFTPDGVLDRSIALPARQVTNICFGGADLDRMFVSSATVGLDDVTPHDGGFFEVDCGVRGLPTHQYAG, from the coding sequence ATGACGGCCTGGCGTCTGATCGAACGGGGCGTTGCCGACACGCTGGGCGAAGGCACGCTCTGGTCGGCGCGCGATAATGCGGTCTATTGGGTCGATATCCTGGCCCCGGCGCTCAACCGGCTGTCCCTTGCGGACGGCACGGTCGAGCGCTGGGCCATGCCCGAACCGCTCGGCTGGGTGGTGGAACGCGAAGGGGGCGGCTTTGTCGGCGGCTTCCAGAGCGGCTTTGCAGATATTAGCCTCGATCCACTGACGATCACACCCTTCGGCGACCCCGAACCGCATTTTCCTGGCAACCGCATGAATGATGGCAAGGCGGATGCGCAGGGGCATATCTGGTGCGGCACGATGGACATGGCCGAGGAGCATGATCGCGGGACGCTCTACCGGCTCGCACCCGACCGCAGTTGGAGCGTGATCGACGCCGACTATCGCGTGCCAAACGGCCCCGCTTTCTCGCCCTGTGGCCGCTGGCTCTATCATAGCGATACCGCCAAGCGACAAATGTACCGCTTCGCCCTGACGGGGGAGGGCGCCACCGATCGCCAGCCCTTCCTCCGCTTTGCCCAGGCAGATGGCTATCCCGACGGGATGACCGTGGATGCCGACGGCCATATCTGGGTCGCCCATTGGGGCGGTGGGCGGGTCAGCCGCTTCACGCCCGATGGCGTGCTGGACCGCTCGATCGCACTGCCCGCGCGGCAGGTGACCAACATCTGCTTTGGCGGGGCCGACCTCGACCGCATGTTCGTCAGTTCCGCGACGGTGGGGCTGGACGACGTCACGCCGCACGATGGCGGCTTCTTCGAAGTCGATTGCGGCGTGCGCGGTCTGCCGACCCACCAATATGCAGGCTGA
- a CDS encoding aldose epimerase family protein has translation MQKVIIKTALSYALAMALTSTAALAADASRAPAGTLADGTAVETITLTNAAGVSAKILTYGATLQSLSGPDKDGKIADVLLGYDDLKGYVDHPNYFGVTVGRYANRIAGGMFKLGDTSYQLPLNDKTNSLHGGDKGFDKLPWKVVSVKSGPTATVVLSLVSADGDSGYPGKLDTTVTYTLDEAGNLGIVFAAKTDKPTIVNMTNHAIFNLAGEGSPDGALGHMLTIPAKAYTPVDEKLIPTGKLKPVDGGVFDFRSPRRVADGIRDGRDQQIVYGRGYDHNWALDKGATKAPELAARLEDPVSGRVLEVLTTEPGVQFYAGNFLDGTLVGKGGHLYRMGDGIALEPQKFPDAPNKPAFLSARVDPGKPYRHAMVYRLSVKR, from the coding sequence ATGCAAAAGGTCATCATCAAAACAGCGCTGTCATACGCATTGGCCATGGCGCTGACAAGCACGGCGGCGCTGGCCGCCGACGCCAGCCGCGCGCCCGCAGGCACGCTGGCGGACGGTACGGCGGTGGAAACGATCACGCTGACCAATGCTGCTGGCGTATCGGCCAAGATCCTGACCTATGGCGCGACGCTCCAGTCGCTGTCGGGGCCGGACAAGGATGGCAAGATCGCCGACGTGCTGCTCGGCTATGATGATCTCAAGGGCTATGTCGATCACCCCAATTATTTCGGCGTGACCGTGGGCCGCTATGCCAATCGCATCGCGGGCGGCATGTTCAAGCTGGGCGACACCAGCTATCAGCTCCCGCTCAACGACAAGACCAATTCGCTGCATGGCGGTGACAAGGGCTTCGACAAGCTGCCCTGGAAGGTCGTGTCGGTAAAGAGCGGCCCGACCGCCACCGTGGTCCTCTCCCTCGTCAGCGCCGATGGCGATTCGGGCTATCCCGGCAAGCTCGACACGACCGTCACCTATACGCTCGACGAAGCGGGCAATCTCGGCATCGTCTTCGCCGCCAAGACCGACAAGCCGACTATCGTCAACATGACCAACCATGCGATCTTCAACCTCGCGGGTGAAGGGTCGCCCGATGGCGCGCTCGGCCATATGCTGACGATTCCGGCCAAAGCCTATACGCCGGTGGATGAAAAGCTGATCCCGACCGGCAAATTGAAGCCGGTCGACGGCGGCGTGTTCGATTTCCGTAGCCCCCGCCGCGTCGCCGATGGCATTCGCGACGGGCGTGACCAGCAGATCGTCTATGGCCGCGGCTATGACCATAATTGGGCGCTCGACAAGGGCGCAACCAAGGCACCCGAACTGGCGGCGCGGCTGGAAGATCCCGTGTCGGGCCGGGTGCTCGAAGTGCTGACCACCGAACCCGGCGTGCAATTCTACGCCGGCAATTTCCTCGACGGCACGCTGGTCGGCAAGGGCGGCCATCTCTACCGCATGGGCGACGGCATCGCGCTGGAGCCGCAGAAATTCCCCGATGCGCCCAACAAGCCCGCCTTCTTGTCGGCGCGGGTCGATCCCGGCAAGCCCTATCGCCATGCGATGGTTTATCGGCTGTCGGTCAAGCGCTGA
- a CDS encoding sugar MFS transporter translates to MAGPVTSGAGVTATHNPATRYGPALGLLASLFFMWGFITVINNTLLPHLRSVFDLSYTQTTLIESVWFIAYFVASIPSAKLIERVGYQKSLVVGLLVMAAGALGMTLAASIPSYGVTLLMLFVIASGITLLQVAANPYVAVVGKPETASSRLNLVQAMNSAGTMLAPLFGAYLILGRSKGGTAETGTVLTQAERLADAQSVILPYIIVAVILVVLAVIIARFPLPAMGNATSRHSKEERKKHSLWNHRNLVWGVPAIFIYLIAEIGVANLFINFVSQPDIANLTYEQAGRYLTFLWAGMMIGRFLGAAIMQKFDAGHVLAAFSIGAFIVMLVTVFTTGPIAMWALILVGLFHSIMFPTIFTLGIKGLGPLTEEGSGLLIMAIAGGALVVVQGWLADEYGLQWSFLLTAACELYILFYALWGSKVTNALPDQQAVAE, encoded by the coding sequence ATGGCAGGACCCGTAACATCAGGCGCGGGCGTCACCGCGACGCATAATCCCGCAACGCGCTATGGCCCGGCGCTGGGCCTGCTCGCCAGCCTCTTCTTCATGTGGGGCTTCATCACCGTCATCAACAACACGCTGCTGCCGCATCTGCGCAGCGTGTTCGATTTGAGCTACACCCAGACGACTTTGATCGAATCGGTGTGGTTCATCGCCTATTTCGTCGCGTCGATCCCGTCGGCCAAGCTGATCGAGCGGGTCGGTTATCAGAAATCGCTGGTGGTGGGACTGCTCGTCATGGCGGCGGGCGCGCTGGGCATGACGCTGGCGGCGTCGATCCCCTCTTATGGCGTCACGCTGCTGATGCTGTTCGTCATCGCGAGCGGCATCACCCTGCTGCAGGTCGCGGCCAACCCCTATGTTGCGGTGGTCGGCAAGCCCGAAACCGCCTCCTCGCGCCTTAATCTGGTGCAGGCGATGAACTCGGCGGGCACGATGCTCGCGCCGCTGTTCGGGGCCTATCTGATCCTGGGCCGGTCCAAGGGTGGCACGGCCGAAACCGGCACGGTGCTGACGCAGGCCGAACGGCTGGCCGACGCGCAGTCGGTGATCCTGCCCTATATCATCGTCGCCGTCATATTGGTGGTGCTGGCGGTGATCATCGCGCGCTTCCCCCTGCCCGCCATGGGCAATGCGACGTCGCGTCACAGCAAGGAAGAGCGCAAGAAACATTCGCTCTGGAACCACCGCAATCTGGTGTGGGGCGTGCCCGCGATCTTCATCTATCTAATCGCGGAAATCGGCGTCGCCAACCTGTTCATCAATTTCGTCAGCCAGCCTGACATTGCCAACCTGACCTATGAACAGGCCGGGCGCTATCTGACCTTCCTGTGGGCGGGCATGATGATCGGCCGCTTCCTGGGCGCCGCGATCATGCAGAAGTTCGATGCGGGCCATGTGCTGGCCGCCTTCTCGATCGGCGCGTTCATCGTTATGCTGGTCACCGTGTTCACCACGGGGCCGATCGCGATGTGGGCGCTGATCCTCGTCGGCCTGTTTCATTCGATCATGTTCCCGACCATCTTCACGCTCGGCATCAAGGGCCTGGGGCCGTTGACCGAAGAGGGTTCGGGCCTGCTGATCATGGCGATCGCCGGTGGCGCGCTGGTGGTGGTGCAGGGCTGGCTGGCGGACGAATATGGCCTGCAATGGTCGTTCCTGCTGACCGCCGCGTGCGAACTGTACATTCTGTTCTACGCGCTGTGGGGGTCGAAGGTGACGAACGCCTTGCCCGATCAACAGGCCGTGGCGGAATAA
- a CDS encoding FadR/GntR family transcriptional regulator has product MAKEDPSLHGDEAETGASAKIARGPGRRLHGAIAHKLGTAILSGQYAPGDVLSGEVAFAEELEVSRSAYREAIQVLTAKGLVESRPKAGTRVLPRTRWNLLDPEVLAWAFAGEPDIQFVRDLFELRAIVEPAAARLAAQRRDKEDLRLMKEALAAMRRHTLATELGRAADRDFHNAILNATRNDALQVLSASIGAAVNWTTQYKQRARALPRNPIPDHVRVYDAIAAGDTAAAAEAMGVLVDLALEDTASAMGG; this is encoded by the coding sequence ATGGCGAAGGAAGATCCGTCTTTGCACGGGGATGAGGCGGAGACGGGCGCATCGGCGAAGATTGCGCGTGGCCCCGGCAGGCGGCTGCACGGCGCGATCGCGCACAAACTCGGCACGGCCATCTTGTCCGGCCAATATGCCCCCGGTGACGTCCTGTCGGGCGAAGTCGCCTTCGCCGAGGAACTGGAAGTCTCGCGCAGCGCCTATCGCGAAGCGATCCAGGTGCTGACCGCCAAGGGGCTGGTGGAAAGCCGCCCCAAGGCCGGAACGCGGGTCTTGCCGCGCACCCGCTGGAACCTGCTCGATCCCGAAGTGCTGGCCTGGGCCTTTGCCGGGGAACCGGACATCCAGTTCGTGCGCGACCTGTTCGAACTCCGCGCCATCGTCGAACCGGCGGCGGCGCGGCTGGCGGCACAGCGGCGTGACAAGGAAGATCTGCGGCTGATGAAGGAAGCGCTCGCCGCGATGCGCCGCCACACGCTGGCCACCGAATTGGGCCGCGCGGCCGACCGCGATTTCCACAATGCCATCCTGAACGCGACCCGCAACGACGCGCTGCAGGTGCTGTCCGCCAGCATCGGCGCGGCGGTCAACTGGACCACCCAATATAAACAACGCGCCCGCGCCCTGCCGCGCAACCCTATCCCCGACCATGTCCGCGTCTATGACGCGATCGCCGCCGGCGACACGGCCGCCGCGGCCGAGGCGATGGGCGTGCTGGTCGACCTGGCATTGGAAGACACCGCCAGCGCGATGGGCGGCTAA
- the araD1 gene encoding AraD1 family protein: MTLRLLQHRAPSGERGVIAAQGDSAAFVVGFTSIRALALHAIAQGISLTAAVAAAPKGDAVDIAAEFEAGRLLAPIDHDDDAHVLLTGTGLTHLGSAEGRDKMHREAAAVEKQTDSMRMFLEGLEGGKPAPGETGQQPEWFYKGDGSQLVGPTDPLTMPAFAKDGGEEPELAGIYIIGEDGTPYRLGLALANEFSDHVTERHNYLWLAHSKLRQAALGPELLVGEPPEHIEGSSRILRDGATIWEKPFLSGEGNMSHSFANLEHHHFKYDLFRRAGDVHVHFFGTATLSFSDGVACQEGDVFEILAAPFTLPVRNVLTRAAPQEVAVKAL, encoded by the coding sequence ATGACATTGCGCCTGTTGCAGCACCGTGCCCCAAGCGGCGAACGGGGCGTTATCGCCGCGCAAGGCGACAGCGCCGCCTTCGTGGTCGGCTTCACCTCGATCCGCGCTTTGGCGCTGCATGCCATCGCGCAGGGCATCAGCCTGACCGCCGCCGTGGCAGCCGCGCCCAAGGGCGACGCGGTGGACATCGCCGCCGAATTCGAAGCGGGCCGCCTGCTCGCGCCGATCGACCATGACGATGACGCACATGTCCTGCTGACCGGCACCGGTCTGACGCATCTCGGCTCGGCCGAGGGTCGCGACAAGATGCACCGCGAGGCGGCAGCGGTCGAAAAGCAGACCGATTCGATGCGCATGTTCCTGGAAGGGCTGGAGGGCGGCAAGCCTGCCCCCGGCGAGACGGGACAGCAGCCCGAATGGTTCTACAAGGGCGACGGGTCGCAACTGGTCGGCCCGACCGATCCGCTGACCATGCCCGCCTTTGCCAAGGATGGCGGCGAGGAACCGGAGCTGGCAGGCATCTACATCATCGGCGAGGATGGCACGCCCTATCGCCTCGGCCTCGCGCTCGCCAACGAGTTTTCCGACCATGTGACCGAGCGGCACAATTATCTGTGGCTGGCCCACTCCAAGCTGCGCCAGGCCGCGCTTGGCCCCGAACTGCTGGTCGGCGAACCGCCGGAGCATATCGAAGGATCGAGCCGCATCCTGCGCGATGGCGCGACGATCTGGGAAAAGCCGTTCCTGTCGGGCGAAGGCAATATGTCGCACAGCTTCGCGAACCTGGAACATCATCATTTCAAATATGACCTGTTCCGCCGCGCGGGCGACGTTCATGTCCATTTCTTTGGCACGGCGACCCTGTCGTTCAGCGACGGCGTCGCCTGCCAAGAGGGCGATGTGTTCGAGATTCTCGCCGCGCCCTTCACCCTGCCGGTGCGCAATGTGCTGACGCGCGCCGCGCCGCAGGAAGTGGCCGTTAAGGCGCTCTGA
- a CDS encoding Gfo/Idh/MocA family protein, with amino-acid sequence MDPIRIAIIGIGKIARDQHVPAIRGNNAFSLAATVSPHDAGLTGVPHLASLDALLAEGPAVDAVALCTPPQVRYDLAAQALAKGIHVFLEKPPGATLAEVEALKVQADKVDATLFAAWHSRFAAGVAPARAWLAERKIEKVSIVWREDVRVWHPGQAWIWQPGGLGVFDPGINALSIVTHILPRPFFLKEATLVLPENRAAPIAADLHFRDTGGAPIHMDLDWRQTGPQSWDIIVDTDAGTLKLAHGGAVLTLPSGTEHGEDVEYPGLYSRFATLIRGGRSDVDTSPLRLVADAFLRGRREPTDAFQD; translated from the coding sequence ATGGACCCGATCCGTATCGCGATCATCGGCATCGGCAAGATTGCGCGCGACCAGCATGTCCCGGCGATCCGGGGCAATAATGCCTTCAGCCTGGCCGCGACCGTCAGTCCGCATGATGCCGGGCTGACGGGGGTGCCGCATCTGGCCAGCCTCGATGCGCTGCTGGCCGAAGGTCCGGCGGTCGACGCGGTGGCGCTCTGCACCCCGCCGCAGGTCCGCTATGATCTGGCGGCGCAGGCCTTGGCCAAAGGCATCCACGTCTTTCTGGAAAAGCCCCCCGGCGCGACGCTGGCGGAGGTCGAGGCTCTCAAGGTTCAGGCGGACAAGGTCGATGCGACCCTGTTCGCCGCCTGGCACAGTCGGTTCGCGGCGGGTGTCGCCCCGGCCCGCGCCTGGCTAGCCGAGCGGAAAATCGAGAAAGTGTCGATCGTCTGGCGCGAGGATGTGCGCGTGTGGCATCCGGGTCAGGCGTGGATCTGGCAGCCGGGCGGGCTTGGCGTGTTCGATCCGGGGATCAATGCACTCTCGATCGTCACCCATATCCTGCCGCGCCCCTTCTTCCTGAAAGAGGCGACATTGGTGCTGCCGGAGAACCGCGCTGCGCCGATCGCGGCCGACCTGCATTTCCGCGATACTGGCGGCGCGCCGATCCACATGGACCTCGACTGGCGGCAGACCGGCCCGCAAAGCTGGGACATCATCGTCGACACCGACGCAGGTACGCTGAAGCTGGCGCATGGCGGCGCGGTGCTGACGCTGCCGAGCGGCACCGAACATGGCGAGGATGTCGAATATCCAGGGCTCTACAGCCGGTTCGCCACACTGATCCGGGGTGGGCGCAGCGATGTCGATACCAGCCCGTTGCGGCTGGTCGCCGACGCCTTCCTGCGCGGCCGCCGCGAACCGACCGACGCTTTTCAAGACTGA
- a CDS encoding alpha-N-arabinofuranosidase → MIKTLRRTTAALLLCASALTTSAFADTNGKPTTATINAAQPGPVYDKRIFTQFAEHLGNGIYGGLWVGNDKSIPNTNGFRNDVISALKNLSVPVVRWPGGCFADEYHWREGIGGKAKRPVKINTHWGGVTEPNTVGTHEFFELIRQIGAEAYVAGNVGNGSPQEMGEWVEYMTSPAGTLADERAKNGHKEPWAVPYFGIGNELWGCGGNMRAEYAADVTRRYATFIKAPAGTKILKIAAGANVDDYNWTEVMMREAGDQLDAVSLHYYTLPQGGWPPKADPVNFDETLWADTLAKAVHMDELITKHTAIMDKYDPKKRVFLAVDEWGTWYAQDPGTHPGFLRQQNTLRDALVASIHLDIFAKHADRVKMSAIAQMVNVLQAMILTEGKKMVLTPTYHVFEMYKPWQDATVLPISIDTPWYNKDQFVMPAVSGSAVRGKDGKVHVGLSNLDPTQPNTVTVKLDGLTAGTVSGRVLTAGVMNAHNTFDAPETVKPAAFTGAQVNGGTLTVTLPPMSVVVLDLQ, encoded by the coding sequence ATGATAAAAACCCTGCGCCGTACCACCGCCGCACTGCTGCTTTGCGCCAGTGCTCTGACGACCAGTGCCTTTGCCGACACCAACGGCAAGCCGACCACCGCGACGATCAATGCGGCGCAGCCCGGCCCGGTCTATGACAAGCGCATCTTCACCCAGTTCGCCGAACATCTGGGCAATGGCATTTATGGCGGGCTGTGGGTCGGCAACGACAAGTCGATCCCCAACACCAACGGCTTTCGCAACGATGTGATCTCCGCGCTCAAGAATCTGTCGGTGCCCGTCGTGCGCTGGCCCGGTGGTTGCTTTGCCGATGAATATCATTGGCGGGAGGGCATTGGCGGCAAGGCCAAGCGCCCGGTCAAGATCAACACCCATTGGGGCGGCGTGACCGAACCCAATACGGTCGGCACGCATGAATTTTTCGAACTGATCCGCCAGATCGGCGCGGAGGCCTATGTCGCGGGCAATGTCGGCAATGGCAGCCCGCAGGAAATGGGCGAGTGGGTCGAATATATGACCTCGCCCGCGGGGACATTGGCCGACGAGCGCGCCAAGAACGGGCATAAGGAACCCTGGGCGGTTCCCTATTTCGGCATCGGCAACGAGCTGTGGGGCTGTGGCGGCAATATGCGCGCCGAATATGCCGCCGACGTGACGCGCCGCTATGCCACCTTCATCAAGGCGCCTGCCGGTACCAAGATCCTGAAGATCGCGGCGGGTGCCAATGTCGATGATTATAACTGGACCGAGGTGATGATGCGGGAGGCGGGCGATCAGCTCGACGCCGTTTCGCTTCATTATTATACCCTGCCCCAGGGTGGCTGGCCGCCCAAGGCGGACCCGGTGAATTTCGACGAGACTTTGTGGGCCGACACGCTGGCCAAGGCCGTCCATATGGATGAGCTGATCACCAAGCATACCGCCATCATGGACAAATATGATCCCAAGAAGCGCGTCTTCCTGGCGGTGGACGAATGGGGCACCTGGTATGCGCAAGATCCGGGCACGCATCCCGGCTTCCTGCGTCAGCAGAATACGCTGCGCGATGCGCTGGTCGCATCCATCCATCTCGACATCTTCGCCAAACATGCCGACCGGGTGAAGATGAGCGCCATCGCCCAGATGGTGAACGTCCTGCAGGCGATGATCCTGACCGAAGGCAAGAAGATGGTGCTGACCCCCACCTATCATGTGTTCGAAATGTACAAGCCGTGGCAGGATGCGACGGTCCTGCCGATCAGCATCGATACGCCCTGGTATAATAAGGACCAGTTCGTGATGCCCGCGGTCAGCGGGTCTGCGGTGCGCGGCAAGGATGGCAAGGTTCATGTCGGCCTGTCCAACCTCGATCCCACCCAGCCCAACACGGTGACCGTCAAGCTCGACGGCCTGACCGCCGGAACAGTATCGGGCCGCGTCCTGACCGCTGGCGTGATGAACGCGCATAACACGTTCGATGCGCCCGAAACCGTCAAGCCCGCGGCCTTCACCGGTGCGCAGGTAAATGGCGGGACGCTGACCGTCACCTTGCCGCCGATGTCGGTGGTAGTGCTGGACCTGCAATAA
- a CDS encoding arabinan endo-1,5-alpha-L-arabinosidase, with the protein MFKIAQFACLAAISLAGPALAQPAASPSSAPTLNSRLTGDLAPTHDPVIIRQGDVYHVFGTGHGQRLIETRTSPDLVRWTAGPPVFTALPDWAKQAIPGSDGMWAPDISFVDGRYRLYYSVSTFGSNRSAIGLATSPTLDPKSPDFKWRDEGMVVMSTKDDDYNAIDPNFIIDREGRHWLSLGSFWTGLKLFELDPKSGKPKDATAKPVSIARRAAPAGGPAPVEAPFIIDHGGYYWLMASYDYCCKGVNSTYYTVIGRSKDITGPYLGKDGSAMMEGGGTIFLRADLQEQQRFRGPGHAGWLHDKDGKDYVVYHAYDKQADGAPTLRIAPVRWGADGWPVADY; encoded by the coding sequence TTGTTCAAAATTGCTCAATTCGCCTGTCTTGCGGCGATCAGCCTTGCTGGCCCGGCCCTCGCCCAGCCCGCCGCCAGCCCGTCGAGCGCGCCTACGCTCAACAGCCGCCTGACCGGCGACCTCGCCCCTACCCATGATCCGGTGATCATCCGGCAGGGCGATGTCTATCATGTGTTCGGCACCGGCCATGGCCAGCGGCTGATCGAAACGCGCACTTCACCCGACCTTGTGCGCTGGACGGCCGGGCCGCCGGTGTTCACCGCGCTGCCCGATTGGGCGAAGCAGGCGATTCCCGGCAGCGATGGGATGTGGGCGCCCGACATCAGCTTCGTGGATGGCCGCTACCGGCTTTATTACTCCGTCTCGACCTTTGGATCGAACCGCTCGGCGATCGGCCTGGCCACCAGTCCGACGCTCGACCCCAAGTCGCCCGATTTCAAATGGCGCGATGAAGGCATGGTCGTCATGTCCACCAAGGACGATGACTATAATGCCATCGACCCCAATTTCATCATCGACCGCGAAGGCCGCCACTGGCTTTCGCTCGGCAGCTTCTGGACCGGCCTCAAATTATTCGAGCTGGACCCCAAGAGCGGCAAGCCCAAGGATGCGACGGCCAAGCCCGTCTCCATCGCACGCCGCGCGGCACCCGCAGGCGGCCCAGCCCCGGTCGAAGCCCCCTTCATCATCGACCATGGCGGCTATTACTGGCTGATGGCGTCCTACGACTATTGCTGCAAGGGCGTGAACAGCACCTATTATACCGTGATCGGCCGGTCCAAGGACATCACCGGGCCGTATCTTGGCAAGGATGGCAGTGCGATGATGGAGGGTGGCGGCACCATCTTCCTGCGCGCGGATTTGCAGGAGCAGCAGCGTTTCCGTGGCCCCGGCCATGCCGGGTGGCTGCACGATAAGGACGGCAAAGATTATGTCGTCTACCACGCTTATGACAAGCAAGCCGACGGTGCCCCCACCCTGCGCATCGCGCCGGTGCGCTGGGGCGCGGACGGCTGGCCTGTCGCAGATTATTGA
- a CDS encoding glycoside hydrolase family 43 protein, whose translation MNHINRRLFLAGAAILPAACGKLGAIPVAPTADGPVPVNPLIKQRADAQIFRHDDGYYYMTGSVPEYDRLVLRRSKTIAGLATATEAVLWRHEKTGPMSGFLWAPELHMVDGKWIVYFAAGPSGGGEDVFRIRSYAVVCDGPDPMVGKWSVLGELQTPWDSFNLDSTIFTHKGTRYMVWAQREPGIETNSNLYIAKLESALKLGKATRIAVPTLDWEIRGYKVAEAPAILHRNGRLFMTYSASATDARYCLGLLTADENADLLDAKSWVKSPQPVFVTNAATSVYGPGHNSFTVDERGRDILVYHGRDYETIQGDPLLNPDRHTRVQRLYYTADGTPDFGVPVGNGPLPERFIAVADPKRLMAHDGTRLVAGNPALPQTQFRQSPGRAGAKSIMLSPILMPDHYLVAAKDGSISLEKDSKSADFALRSQFVRFEEKASDALRFVAISAPGKAIGTVGDQLRLVPSRDATAYWRAD comes from the coding sequence ATGAACCACATCAACCGCCGCCTCTTCCTGGCCGGTGCCGCGATATTGCCGGCTGCCTGCGGCAAGCTGGGCGCGATACCCGTTGCACCGACCGCTGACGGCCCCGTGCCGGTCAACCCGCTGATCAAGCAGCGCGCCGACGCGCAGATCTTCCGCCATGACGATGGCTATTATTATATGACCGGGTCGGTCCCCGAATATGACCGGCTGGTGTTGCGCCGCTCGAAGACGATCGCGGGCCTGGCCACCGCGACCGAAGCGGTGCTGTGGCGGCATGAAAAGACCGGGCCGATGTCGGGCTTCCTGTGGGCGCCCGAACTGCATATGGTGGACGGCAAGTGGATCGTCTATTTCGCCGCTGGTCCGAGCGGCGGCGGCGAGGATGTGTTTCGCATCCGCTCCTATGCGGTGGTGTGCGACGGCCCCGACCCGATGGTCGGCAAATGGAGCGTGCTGGGCGAATTGCAGACGCCCTGGGACAGTTTCAACCTCGATTCGACTATCTTCACGCACAAGGGCACGCGCTACATGGTGTGGGCGCAGCGCGAGCCGGGCATCGAAACGAACAGCAACCTATATATCGCCAAGCTCGAATCGGCGCTCAAGCTGGGCAAGGCGACGCGGATCGCCGTGCCGACGCTCGATTGGGAAATCCGCGGCTACAAGGTCGCCGAAGCGCCTGCCATCCTGCATCGCAATGGTCGCCTGTTCATGACCTATTCGGCGAGCGCGACCGATGCGCGCTATTGCCTGGGGCTGTTGACGGCGGACGAGAATGCCGACCTGCTGGACGCCAAGAGCTGGGTCAAATCGCCTCAGCCGGTGTTCGTCACCAATGCCGCCACCAGCGTCTATGGGCCGGGGCATAACAGCTTCACCGTGGACGAGCGGGGCCGCGACATCCTGGTCTATCATGGGCGCGACTATGAGACGATCCAGGGCGATCCGCTGCTCAACCCCGACCGCCATACCCGCGTCCAGCGGCTTTACTACACCGCCGATGGCACGCCTGATTTCGGCGTACCGGTGGGCAATGGCCCGCTGCCCGAACGGTTCATCGCGGTGGCCGACCCCAAGCGGTTGATGGCGCATGACGGCACCCGCCTGGTCGCTGGCAACCCGGCCCTGCCCCAGACGCAGTTCCGCCAGTCGCCGGGCCGTGCCGGGGCCAAGAGCATTATGCTGTCCCCCATATTGATGCCCGATCATTATCTGGTCGCGGCCAAGGATGGGTCGATCAGCCTGGAAAAGGACAGCAAGAGCGCCGATTTCGCGCTGCGCAGCCAGTTCGTGCGGTTCGAGGAGAAGGCCAGCGACGCGCTGCGCTTCGTTGCGATCTCCGCGCCGGGCAAGGCGATCGGCACCGTGGGCGATCAGCTGCGGCTGGTGCCGAGCCGGGACGCTACGGCTTACTGGCGTGCGGACTGA